In Lolium rigidum isolate FL_2022 chromosome 3, APGP_CSIRO_Lrig_0.1, whole genome shotgun sequence, the genomic window CGAGGTCGACCCACCAGAGCCGCCCGGAGCAGGAGAGGACGCCGTCGGCGCCGCGCCAGCTGCGGCAGGGAAGCGGGTAGGCGACGCTCTGCGTGACCCACTCGCCGACCTGCGACGAGAAGCGCAGGAGCTCGGCCTTGGCGCTGCCGAAGACCGGCTGCAGCTCGGCGACCATGTAGCCCTTGGGGGAGGTGATGAGGCCGATGAAGCCCGGGCCGGAGAGCAGCTCGGGCTTGGGGAGCGggaaggcggcggtggcgggggcgGTGGCGTCGAGCAGGAAGTAGGCGTCGAGGTACGGACACCAGGAGACCCCCTGGTGGCCAGGGGTGTCGGTGATGGTGGGGCCCGGGGTGGCGCGGCGGCCCTGCTCGGAGtggaggaggatgaggccggaTGGGTCGGCGGCGATGATGGTGGGGGATCTTCTGGAGGAGGCGCGGTCCGGGTAGATGCGCTGGGGGATGGTGAGCAGCGCCACGCGCGGGGGCGCCGGCAGCGCGAGGGAGAAGTCGGCTACGCCCGGAGGGAGGTCGGTGTCGGCGTCGGCGGCCGGCAGTACCCGCGGCACGCTGCCCAGGATGACccacgacggcggcgacgcggcggacgCCATATCGGTCGGGTGGTGGTGCGTGCGTGCGCTCGGGTCTGGAGGGCGACGGCGTGAGATGGGGGTTAGGGTTatatggtggccggcgaggcgaagCGAAGCACGCGACGGCCGTGTGCGCGTGGAATGAACCGGAAACAGTGGTAGGTGGTCGTGTTTGGAACTTTGGGTTGGGGGATTTCTGGCTGAggcagtacaaaaagctcacgtcCTTCTTTATCTCTAAAGACAGGATATCCTAACCATCCAACAGCTATTCCATTCCCATTGTCTATTGAGCCTGCTCTGAATAATCCCCCTTTTGCCGGATTATTACCAATATAATCATAAAAGACTAATTTTTCGGGAATTTTAGACCAAGCTTCTGATAAACTAAGATTTTCAGCTAAACCATTACTTGGAATTGTGCTGCGGAACTATGATGATTTGATTTGTAAATTGTAAGGCATAAAAAAAATCCATTATCTttttttttgtgtaggccacatatgGCTGTATTTTTCCTTAAAAAAATTCACAAATAAGTATCAACGCAATATATACATGCGTGCATTATTTTAAATTTCTCTGAAACTTTAAAATAGcgttttatttttagtttttgatAAACGGGTGGGCCTATATCCATGTCCACCAAATCGATTTTCATATGAACTTGAGTTATGTTCATTTAAACTTTGAACTTGTTGCCCAAACCTAAACTGGACCCAATAATGATCACACCGATCTTTCCTAGTCTAAATCGAACGTGATGGGCGTTAGAGGTGTGGTTAGGCGGATTTTCTCTTTggctcttgctttcatccatttcttttgattttattttttgaaagtaCAAGCGGCACGGTGGATGTGGTTATGTGGAATTGTGTGATGAAGCTACACTGATTTTTCTACGTGATTTGATGGGTGATTTATGCGATGATGTGTATAGGGTACAAGCTGAAGGAAGAGCACATTGCACGACCAAAGAAGAATAGAGGATGTTGTCATTGCACTTCAAGCTCAACTTGCTAAGAAGAATGCATAAATTGCAACTATTAATGGTAGATATGAGGGCAGGGAAATGACGGTTTACAAAAATGTGGTGCTAGTGGTTATGATCATTGTGTCAGCTTTAGTAGTAGCGAAGTGGTTAATCAAGATGAATTGTTGGTAATTTGTATTCAGTTTGTATGGATTATGATGTTTCCATGCCTCCGGGCGACCCTACACACTTTGGATTTCCCACGAATCCAAGAGCAACAAGCAAACTCAAGAACTCAGTCGGGGGGGGGGTATGTAATATGCATTGGTGCAATTTTGGATTAAAACCTCCTCTTTCTTTCTATCAAATGGAGGAAGTAATTTGGTTGAATTGGAGATCCTCAAAATTTTGTGTTGCAACAATGGAGTGATAGAGATAGAGCTCAATTCAATAGAATGTATGGTTCACCTAACCTCCTCAAGGACGAACAAAGGTGTTTCATAGCTCAAAGGAGAAAACTATCCATTTGGGAAATTCGGTGTGTGTAGTTCCAAACCGGAAGCTCCAACGTGCATACCAGTCAATCGGTTCACACGTCGAAAACCACCATGGTGACAAGACCTAGACGGGTCACCTTCAAGCTGGACACGATCGCGGGGAATCAATTTGAGCAGGATTTTTCTGATAAGTTTTCCGGCTTAGATATGCTGAAAACAAGGCCCACTCAGGTAGGAGATGATGGCGAAAGACCAATGTAGATCTGCTTTGGTTTGCCAAGAATTTAAGATAAAAATGTACCACCTCGTTGCACACGTTGGTTCTAGTTCGATACCCGAATCAACTGAGGCCAGATACAAATCTATCATAGTGGCACTAGACCCAGAGTCAGGTGACTCACACAGataacctatcaactaggaggaATATGATGCTGCCATGAGGGAGATAGATGCTGGAATTGCTCTTGATTAGTAGTAAACCAACCCCTGCCTTGTAGGTCTTCAAGACTAATGTAAGTAATGGCCGCGAGGTCGAGGAAATCTGCAAAATGGCAAAGACCCAATGGCTGAAAAAGACAATGGAGAGCCACCGCCGGCCCTTGTTCCACCTCAGCATCAACTAGTGGAGAAACAAGGCAGGACGAATGGTGTTACTCCTCCCACAGATCCGCCACAACCCCCACCCACCACCTAAAATGTGAGCGATCCCTTTATCACCCCGGCTGAGTAGGTCATGTACAGGAACATCCTCATAGAAACTGTTACATTTGAGCGCATCGGAGATGTTACTACACTCGATGCCAAACACCATGAACTGTTTGAGGCATCCAAGTACCACAAGGAAGCTCACCAAAAGGTGGAAAAGGACATGTCCTAAGGGCTAGAGCGCTGGAAACAGAGTCCAAGCATATGATCtccgatgtctacgcacgcttatattcctgtagacagtgttgggcctccaagagcagaggtttgtagaacagcagcaagtttcccttaagtgaatcacccaaggtttatcgaactcggggaggtagaggtcaaagatatccctctcaagcaaccctgcaattaagatacaagaagtctcttgtgtccccaacacacctaatacacttgtcagatgtataggtgcactagttcggcgaagagatagtgaaatacaagtaatatggatgattagggcatctccaaccgggcgacccaaacggacgcgctgggccgtccgttttgggccgtttgcgtgcccgagcggacgcgcggacggtgccccgcgtccgcgcgtccgtttgggtcgcgcgctgcgcctaacgcgccagatttgggtcgcggcgcccatggtatgtttttcttgtaaattcactagaaaaacgcaaaataaattatagaaaaaatatataaaatagttcaaatgctcaaaatgtattacacattacatagtccatgtaatcaaggataaagtattattcaaataaaatgaaaaaacgatacaaatgctctaggcttcaggatttccttcatgattgttgtttgcagcattgctgcctacatgctgccacatgtgctcgaccaaatcagctcgaagctggttgtgtacagactagatctcgaatttcatggtgcgcatgaagaatgtcctggaatgatgccggaccaccttgaggagtaaccaactctccttggccttcccgagtcattatcaaagagtgaatcatcccgctctacctcaacaatcatgttatgcatgattacacaagcggtcatcacctcccacgagtttgcacatcccaggctctggcagggtgtctgacgatagcccaacgagcttggaggatgccaaacgcccgctcgacatctttccgggctgcctcctgctctttggcaaaccttgcctcctgcttccgagctggggtttcggattgtcttcacgagtgtagcccaaggtggatagataccatcagcaaggtagtaccccttggtgtagtggtggccattgatctcaaaatccacatcggggactgaccgtacgctagcctatcaaacacggagagcgctgcagacttattgatgtcattgtgcgagccagccattccgaagaatgagtgccaaatccatgtgtcatgggaagcaacgacttcaagaatgactgtgcacccctcggaatggccgctgtatgccctctgccaaccaaaggggcagttcttccactcccaatgcatgcgatctatgctgccaagcatcccggaAACCCCTGGAGCGTTGATCGACAACgagacgagctgtgtcctctgcatttggttgccggaggtactgttctccgaGCGAACCGATCACCGCTCTGCGAGAACCTGCACATCGATTCCAGggcggttgactcactcatgcgcgtgtactcatctacgaaatcaccggcagcgccatatgcgagcatcctaatcggctgccgtgcatttctggtacgaagagaggcctaccttgccaagtgcatccactttcgcacagaagtagtcgtcgtagatcttgacggcatccattatccggcggaacagcggcctgttcatccgaaaacg contains:
- the LOC124701094 gene encoding uncharacterized protein LOC124701094; this translates as MASAASPPSWVILGSVPRVLPAADADTDLPPGVADFSLALPAPPRVALLTIPQRIYPDRASSRRSPTIIAADPSGLILLHSEQGRRATPGPTITDTPGHQGVSWCPYLDAYFLLDATAPATAAFPLPKPELLSGPGFIGLITSPKGYMVAELQPVFGSAKAELLRFSSQVGEWVTQSVAYPLPCRSWRGADGVLSCSGRLWWVDLAWCLLTCNPFADDPTLTVVHFPEGKVLKPREAAGLLDKYRCVGVSAGKLRFVDMYRNRNSRSGAAQISVWTLDDHPVGSWTLECEATFTEICNDPSYKATGLPRKIPVLALIHPTNPDVVYFFLDGHLLGVDVRARKVVHCEVYELVEPSMEKVASRFVQAWQLPPALCSGSAKETDDGVDEELQRLHLRDEHEE